Proteins encoded by one window of Blautia luti:
- a CDS encoding arsenate reductase ArsC — protein MNKKKVAFICVHNSCRSQIAEALGKHLASDIFESYSAGTETKPQINQDAVRVMKEIYGIDMEANGQYSKLITDIPDVDIAISMGCNVGCPFIGRAFDDNWGIDDPTGKSDDDFKAVIQRIEENIFELKKRLSENK, from the coding sequence ATGAATAAGAAAAAAGTCGCATTTATCTGTGTTCATAACTCATGCCGTAGTCAGATAGCAGAGGCATTGGGAAAACATCTGGCATCAGATATATTTGAAAGCTATTCGGCCGGAACAGAGACAAAGCCTCAGATTAATCAGGATGCCGTTCGTGTCATGAAAGAGATTTATGGAATAGACATGGAAGCAAATGGTCAGTATAGTAAGCTGATTACTGATATCCCAGATGTTGATATCGCAATATCAATGGGCTGTAATGTGGGATGTCCTTTTATTGGAAGGGCATTTGATGATAACTGGGGAATTGATGATCCAACGGGGAAATCAGACGATGATTTTAAGGCTGTGATACAGCGGATTGAGGAGAATATCTTTGAGTTAAAGAAAAGATTGAGCGAGAACAAATAG